A window from Taeniopygia guttata chromosome 10, bTaeGut7.mat, whole genome shotgun sequence encodes these proteins:
- the PLEKHO2 gene encoding pleckstrin homology domain-containing family O member 2 translates to MEQDTKEEVSEKPKCAPTAEKYGWIKKSSGGLLGLWKDRYIQLRKTQLVVYEDEDEQKCIETVELESYDKCQELRALLKRKNRFILIRSPGKKVHDIKFQAPTLEEKESWIKALNEGINRGKNKVFDEVKVDESLSLDHVTRDRVKVSHGRRPPTRSHLKEAAKCTSDGILRLDLDIVDNGPPTFDSTISESDNEPPQKETPKPPMPPTKPTGTKESQEAENNIPDQEHKKPLSPPLPPDKKLKECITSKDSVNAKEADSGSPEENVEESQAPSEENKENLIEVSNRVISKAPIPLPKSIPDKLKVAWDQPTIEPKKTEDLESSGGDGKDNLAEIAAANVSKPSVPPKVLPEKMLATESSSHGDLEAGGWEEQESGSSKPPVNGITASEVAEFTSPTAETEEGNGRTAAEKEQQTSAEETETSLATETDQESVKATIEKKDSTENTSGLKLRCTSLGDLLSDSKNKQRARPGQGFPKDSHQCLAKMEEKVANEREKAEKLLQKVLREGLEQAQEGNGPPVVAETLLNEAVEQLRQASQVLQEIKGLGELKKEGTQKQKDKQKDLVTLYRRSAP, encoded by the exons GATGAACAGAAGTGCATAGAAACAGTGGAACTGGAGAGTTATGACAAGTGCCAGGAGCTGCGTGCActactaaaaaggaaaaatcgTTTCATTTTAATCCGCTCCCCGGGTAAGAAG GTTCATGATATCAAATTTCAAGCTCCAACTTTGGAAGAAAAGGAATCGTGGATAAAAGCTCTTAATGAAGGGATCAACAGAGGCAAAAACAAAGTATTTGATGAG GTGAAAGTGGATGAGAGCCTTTCCTTGGACCACGTGACCCGGGACAGGGTGAAGGTGTCCCACGGACGTCGGCCACCCACGAGAAGTCACCTAAAGGAG gCTGCCAAATGTACATCAGATGGTATCCTGCGACTAGATCTGGATATAGTAGACAATGGACCACCAACCTTTGATTCCACTATCAGTGAAAGTGACAATGAGCCACCTCAAAAAGAAACTCCCAAGCCCCCTATGCCACCCACAAAACCCACTGGCACAAAAGAAAGCCAGGAGGCAGAGAACAATATTCCTGACCAGGAACATAAAAAACCTCTGTCTCCTCCGCTGCCTCCAGATAAGAAGCTTAAGGAATGCATCACATCAAAGGACAGTGTAAATGCCAAGGAAGCGGACTCTGGAAGTCCAGAGGAGAACGTGGAAGAATCCCAAGCACCAAGTGAGGAGAACAAGGAGAACCTCATTGAGGTCAGCAACAGGGTTATATCAAAAGCTCCAATTCCACTTCCTAAGAGCATTCCAGACAAGCTGAAAGTAGCTTGGGACCAACCAACCATTGAACCCAAAAAGACAGAAGACTTGGAATCATCAGGAGGTGATGGCAAAGATAACCTGGCTGAGATTGCTGCTGCAAATGTTTCAAAGCCTTCTGTTCCTCCTAAGGTGTTGCCAGAGAAAATGCTTGCCACAGAGAGCTCCAGCCATGGTGACCTGGAAGCTGGgggctgggaagagcaggagtctggcagctccaagcccCCAGTGAATGGGATCACAGCCAGCGAGGTAGCAGAGTTCACATCCCCGACAGCTGaaacagaagaaggaaatggGAGGACAGCAGCCGAGAAGGAACAGCAAACTTCAGCAGAAGAGACAGAGACTTCCTTAGCTACAGAAACAGACCAGGAGAGTGTAAAAGCAACTATTGAGAAGAAAGATTCTACAGAAAACACTTCAGGTCTCAAACTTCGCTGTACTTCTCTGGGAGACTTGCTCTCTGAttccaaaaataaacaaagagcACGTCCAGGCCAAGGTTTCCCAAAGGATTCCCATCAATGCTTAGCTAAAATGGAGGAGAAAGTTGCTAACGAgagggaaaaagcagaaaagcttcTGCAGAAGGTTTTACGTGAAGGTTTGGAACAGGCCCAGGAGGGGAATGGACCCCCAGTGGTGGCAGAAACATTGCTCAATGAGGCAGTAGAACAGCTTCGGCAAGCTTCACAAGTTTTGCAAGAAATTAAAGGTCTTGGAGAACTGAAAAAAGAAGgaacacagaaacagaaagataAGCAAAAGGATCTAGTGACTCTTTATAGGAGAAGTGCTCCCTGA